The window TTGTGGCCTTCATCATGAAGAAGGAAGGTTTCAAGGTTACTACGGCCGAGGACGGGCTGGACGGCCTGGAAAAGCTGTACAGTCTGTCCGAGGTGGACCTGATCGTGTCCGACGTGAACATGCCCCGTATGGACGGGCTGACATTCATCAAAACCGTCAGGGAACAGGCCGCGTACAGGGACATTCCGATCGTGGTGCTGTCCACCGAGGGCCAGGACAAGGACATCCAGACCGGATTGACCGTGGGCGCGAATCTGTACATGATCAAACCCGCCCAGCCGGAGAAACTTGTTCGCAATGTCAAGATGCTGTTGGGATAGCCGTTCGTTTCGCGACGGCGTGTTAATGCAATCGATGCGGCGGGCGACAGGCCTATGGGCCCGCAGCCGCTAAAGGAATCTCGATGAGCCAGGACTTTATTGATCCGGAAATCTTGTCCGATTTTTTCGCTGAAGCCAAAGAGCATTTGGAGACCATCGAGCCCAATTTGCTCGAACTGGAGAAGAGCCCGGACAACCTCGGCCTTCTCAACGAGATATTTCGGCCCATGCATTCCCTCAAAGGGGCATCGGGCTTTCTCGGTTTGAACAAGATCAACGGGCTGGCCCACAAGGCCGAAAATATTCTGGACGAACTGCGTCAGGGCTCCATGCGCGTGACCGGTTCCATCATGGACCTGATCCTTTCGGCGACCGACGCCCTGCGGACCATGGTGGACAACCTGGAGACCAGCGGCGTCGAGGGGAATGTGGACACCGCTCCCATCATCGCCCGGATCGAGGCGGCCCTGCTCGGGGAGCTTCCGGAAGAGGGCGGCGTTCCGCCTGTCGAAGCCGGGGCCGAACCTGTTGTCGAAGCGCCTGCCGTCGAGTTCGAGATTATGCCTGAACCTGAACACCTTGAACCGGAGTCCGTTATGGCGGGCGATGCCGGAGATGCCGAAATGAACGCTTTCAATCCGCAACCCGATCCCGATTTCGATCCCTCTCCGTATGCGCTGACCACTGTGGGCGAGGGGCATCTGGCCGACTTTCTCGAAGAGGCGCAGGAGATCGTCGAGAATCTGAACCGATGCCTCCTGGACTTGGAAGGCGATCCGGGCGGCAACGATGAGCTCATCAACGATACGTTTCGCTATTTTCACAACCTCAAGGGCAACAGCGGCATCATCGGGTTCAAGGAACTCAATTCCCTGACGCACGAGGCAGAAACCCTGTTGAACAGGGTGCGCAAGGGCGAGATGGCCTCCAGCCAGGGGCTTATCGATCTGCTCCTGGCGACCGTTGACCTCATCGAGGCCCTGGTGGGCAAGGTCGACCTGGAAAATGGCCGGGTGGCGCCGCTCGATACGAGCGTCATGGTTCAGGTGCTTCGAAAAGTCACCGAGGACGGCAGTGTGGCTGCGGTGGCCGGAGCCGTGCCCGTGGGCAGACAGGCCGCCGAATCGGCCTCCGAACCCGCCGGAGCGCCGAAGTCCGAACCCGTCGCCGAGTACGATCCCGAGGATGTGACCCTGTTCATTCAGACCGTCGAGCAGCAGTTTGAGGCCGTGGTGGTCGCCTTCCGGCTCCTCCGCGAAGATTCCGGCCAGAAGGATATCATCGACGGTCTGTACCGGGCTTTCCAGACCATTCAGAATTCCACGGGCTATATGGGATTCGACGAGATCAAGGAATACGCGGCCCGGACGGTGGGGCTGGTGGACCAAGCCCGCAACTCGGACATGGATTTTTCATTGATGCTCGACATCTTGGAGCAGGAATACGCCATTTTGAAGGACATGATTATGGCGGCCATCAAGGATTTGCCCGGCGTTCCCGAGAGCGGGGCCGTGCATGAAGCCGTTTCCGGGGCTGAGCCCGAACCGGTGGAGGCCGTTGTTCCGGCTCCGCAACCCGCTCCGGCGCGGCCTTCCGCGCCCCGAGCCGAGGTCAAGCCCGCTCCGGCCGCGCGTCCCGCCGCCAAGCCTGAGGCCGAGCCCGTTCCGACGGCAAGGAACGCCGCTTCCGCCGCCCCAGCCAAGACCGGCGGCGGTCAGGCCCCGGCCAAACCCAAGGCGTCCAGCACGATCCGCGTGGATCATCATAAGCTGGATCACCTCATGAACGTCATCGGCGAGCTTATCATCAACCGAAACCGCTACGCCATGCTCGCCCGAGCCCTGGAAGAGGGACAGGAGGACGTGCATGTGGTCGCGCAGCAGCTTACCGAGACCACGTACGCCATGGCCCGCATTTCCGACGACCTCCAAGACACCATCATGAAGGTCCGCATGGTGCCGGTGCAGACCGTCTTTTCCCGTTTCCCCCGCCTGGTCAGAGACCTGAGCCGCAAGTCCGGCAAGCAGGTTGAACTGATAATGGAAGGCGAGGAAACCGAGTTCGACAAGTCCGTGGTGGAGGAGATCGGCGATCCGCTGGTCCATTTGGTCCGCAACGCGGTCGACCATGGTCTTGAGGACGAGGAGACCCGCATAGCGGCGGGCAAGAAGCCCAAGGGCCACGTTTGGCTGCGCGCCTACCACAAGGGCAACTCCGTGGCCATCGAGGTGGAGGACGACGGCAGGGGCATGGACCCGGAAAAACTTCGGCAAGTGGCCGTGCGCAAGGGGATCATCACCCAGGAAGAGGCCAATGCAATGGATGACCGCGAGGCGTTGGACCTTATCTTCGCGCCGGGCTTTTCCTCCGCCGAAAAAGTCACCGACATCTCCGGGCGCGGGGTGGGCATGGATGTGGTCAAGACCAACATCAAGAACCTCAAGGGCAGCGTGAACACCCAGTCCGAAGTCGGCAAGGGCAGCAAACTGACCCTGACCCTGCCGCTGACCCTGGCCATTATCGACGCGCTCATGGTTCAGGTAGCGGGCGACACCTTCGCCATCCCCCTGGACGCCGTGTCCGAGACCACCAAGATCGAAGTGGAGAAGCTCTCGGATATCAACAACCGCAAGGCCGTCACCCTGCGGGGCGAAGTTCTCGGCATCGTCGAGTTGGCCGAACTGCTCGACATGCCTCAGTCCATGGCAGAGCGCGACGTTCTGCCCATGGTCGTTATTCAGGACAACGACCGGCGGCTCGGACTGGTCGTGGACCGGCTCCTCGAAAGGCAGGAGATCGTCATCAAGCCGCTTGGCCAGTATCTCAACAATTTTAATCTCAAGGGACTGTCCGGCGCGACTATCATGGGCGACGGATCGGTGGTCCTCATTCTCGATCCGCATGAGATTTACAGCCTCTCCACCCAGCTTGGCCGCAAGGAGCCGCTTGTCGTGGCGGGGGCCATTCCCGGCCGATAGAGAGTTTCTAACGCCAGAGAAAGCAAGAGGGAAAGCCGCATAACGGGCTTTCCCTCTTTTCTTTTCCGGAAGTGTATCGATTGGACCTTTCCTTGCGTCTAGTTTGAATGATCGCGCAGGGCGATATAGGGTTGCGAATTAATAAGATGGGGGTAAGATGAAATCGTGATTCTTTTGGTGTGTTACCCGTAAATTTGTGAGGTGGGCATGAAAAAAATATTTATATTATTGTCGGTTGTAGCCATCGTTTTGGTCGCTGTGAAATCGGGCATGGCCGAGGAATATGATATTGCTATTCTGGGCGGGCGGGTAATGGACCCGGAAACGGAATACGACAAGGTCGCCAACGTCGGCGTCAAGGATGGTCGCATCGCGATCATCACCGAAGGCAAGATTTCGGGCCGGGAAACACTCAACGCTGAAGGGCTGGTCGTTGCGCCGGGATTCATCGACGGACATCAGCATTGCATTGAGCCATATGCCTATCGGCTGATGCTTCGGGATGGCCGCACAACCATCATGGACTTGGAAGTGGGCGCCTATGGTCCGTTGGTCGACAAATGGTACAAACAGCGCGAAGGCCAGGCCTCGGTCAATTTCGGTGTGGCCGTTTCGCATGAATTCGCCAGAGCGGCAGTACTCGACGGCTTCAACGGGTGGAAATATATCAATACCCCGGACGCCATTTATTCCCGCGTCAAGCAGGGGTGGTCCATAACCCGTCCGACCCTGGAGCAGGGCAACAGGATTCTTGCGAATATCGATGAGGGGTTGCAGCAGGGAGGTCTCGGCATCGGGTCCACCCTGGGGTATATGCGCGCCGGGGTTTCGGCCCGCGAGGTCTACGAACTGCAACGCCTTGGCAACCGATACGGCCGTTTTATCGACATGCATTTCCGCTATACGCCGGGGGACGATGTCGGCGAAGTAAACGGCATTCAGGAAATGCTGGCCAATGCCGCCGCACTGGGCTCGTCCGCCATTGCTGCGCATTTCAATAACGCTGGCTATAACCTCGTGCATGAGTTGTTGGTGAACATGCGGGGGCGGGGGTATAACGTCTGGGGCGAGATTTATCCCTACAGCGCAGGTTCCACCGCCCTGAACGCCGTTTTTTTGGAGCCGGAAGTCTGGGTGAAAACGTTGGGCAACAAGTATGAAGAGACTCTTCAGGACGTGGCGACAGGGGAATTCTATACCCAGAAGACCCGCGAGGAGATGCTTGAAAAGGAACCCACCCGGGCGGTTATCGTTTACAAATGCCCGGACGAGTGGGTTGTAAACTGGATCAGACTGCCCGGAGTGGCCATCGGCAGCGACGGAATGCCGCTGTTTCCCGATGACGGCCTGACCTGGGATACCCCTTACGAAAATTTTCCGAATACCCATCCCCGTTTTGCCGGGTCATTCGCCAAGGTGTTGCGTATCGCCAGGGAAAACGACATCCCGCTGATGCAGGCGGTTGCCATGACGAGCTATAATTATGCCAAGCCGTTGGGCGATACTGGCTTGCGGGACATGCGGGAACGCGGTCGTATGCAGATGGGCATGATTGCTGACATTACGATTTTTGACCCCGAGACCGTGACCGACAATTCGACCTATGCCAAGGGGACCCTGCCCTCTACGGGAATCCTGCACGTGATAGTCAACGGCAAGGTGGCCATGAAGGATCAGGAGCCGCTGAAAGGTGTGAATGCCGGGCTGCCGATTCGTTTCGAGCCGGTGAAGAGCAGGTTCGAACCGCTTGACGAGAATGAGTGGATGCAGACTTTTTACGCGTCTCCTGTAGATTTCGGCGGCGGCGTGCCCGGTTCCCAGCCGCGCATTCATTAGACGGGACAAACCCAACAAAAAGGCCGGGAAGCGAGAGCTTCCCGGCCTTTTTTGCCGTCATGCGTCGTCGGGTTACATCATGGTTATGAAATTGATGAACAGGGTGACGTTGAGGGCGTGCATGACCCAGAACAGGGCGGCCGCAAGGAAGGCCAGCCCCTTGAGACGCAGGGGGGATTCGCTGCGGCCCATGAACAGCCAGATGAAGGCGCAGATCGCGCCGATGGCGACCAGCGCGACCCAGACGTAGGCGAGCGGGGTTCCCAGAACAAGGGTCTTGATGTCTTCGGGCAACCTGGAGAAAAGCCAGCCCTGGCAGGCCAGGAAGCCGATCATGGGCAGCAGGGACCAGCGGGCGGCGATGCGAAGGGCGAAGTTGTAGTAATCGCGTCCGAAATCGTCCTTCTTCCTGCGGGTGATGACGTAGGGAAGGCTCAGTGCGGCGGCGGCGGACAGGATGAGCAGGGCGTACATAGCCGACATGGGCAGGGCGAGGATCGTTGTGCTGGACAGGGCGTCCGCAGCGGGTTCGGCCTGGGAAAAATTGAAGGCCAGCTTGGCCGGAAGGATGATGGCCAGCCCGATGAAAGCTCCCAGGGAAGCCAACATGCCGAAAGCGATGTGGGCCGCCTTGGCGTTGCGCAGCTTTTTCCAGGTCAGGAAATAGATCAGTCCGGCAACCACGAACACGCCCAGGGCGGCCAGGCCGTTGAAGAAGGGCGAGCCGGGGGTGAGATAGGCCTCATAGAGGGTCGGGAATTTGGTCATGGTGATGCCCATGGAGGCTCCGCAGAGGAGAACCAGGGCAATAATGAGGACAAGCCCCAAGCTTGCGGTTTGCTGGCCGTATTTGTCGAAAAAGACTTTTTTCCTGCTTTTGGCGGTGAGTTCCGCCAGGAGCGCGATGGCCGGACTGCCGAGGGCGGCCATGCCGAGCAGACTGAAAAAGGAGGGGGCCAGCATGTAGCCGACGAGAACCAGGGTTTCTTGGGTGTTCATGATCGATGGACTCCGGTAGGGTTGCCGAGGCGAGACCGTGCCCCGTGGGCGCTTTTTTGCCTGAAAAACGTGTTGCGCGCAAGGGCGCATTTCCCGGCCGAAGATGACGTGGCCCATCTGATTCCTTGCAAAAAATCCGTGTATCGCCTATTGCCTATGAAACGTTCAAACAAGACCGCGCGGAGATTCCTTCCAATGAAATGCCTGAAACTTCTTCTGCTTGCCCTGGCCTGCCTGCCGCTGGTCGCCTGTGCCTCCACTGGGAAAAACGCCGGGACCGAGGCTGCGAGCACGGAATGGCGCATCAAGAGCCTTGAAGAGAGCTTTCTCAATTTTCGGGAGCAACAGCGCAAGATGGCGGACGCGGATGCCTTGGAACGCAGTAAGCTAGAAGCACGCATCGCCGCCGCCGAGGCCGAACTGGCCGCATTGCGCGCCGGGCAGGCCGGGGGGGGGGCGGTATCGACCGAGGGCACGTCCGGCGACAGTCCCTGGGCCGAGGAACTCAAGCCCGATGAAAATGGCTGGGTGGAAGGCGTCAAGCCTGTTGAGGAAGGAACGTCCGCTGTGAAAAGTGAAGCGGAACAGCCGTGGGCCAAGGTGCCCGGCCCCGCCCAGACCCCGCCCGAACCCGAGGTCGTGACGCCCGCTCCGGCCAAAGCGACTCCCAAGGCCGCTCCCAAAGCGGCTCCGAAGCCTGCGCCTGCATCTGACCCGAAGACGCTTTATGAACGGGGATACGCCCTGTACAATGCAGGCGATTTTGCGGGGGCACGGACAATCTTCGACGATTTCGCGGTCAGGTATCCGAAAGACGAACTGGCGGCAAACGCGCTGTACTGGAAGGGGGAGACCTATTATTCCGAACGGAATTACGCCCAGGCCATCCTGACCTTTAAGGAAGTCACGGGCGGGTTCCCCAAGCATGACAAGGCCGCCGCGGCTTTACTCAAGATCGGCATGTCCTACGACCGGGTGGGCGACCCGGACAACGCGATTTTCTACCTGCGCGCTTTGGTGGAGGATTTTCCCAAGTCCTCCGCAGCCGGGCTTGGCCGCAAGGAATTGGCCAGGCTGGGCGGCTAGTCAGCCGTTTCGTCCAGGCGTGTCGGAGGGCCGGTTTCCCTGTCCGGGAACCGGCCTTGCCGTTTTTTAAGAGGTTGAGCTGGGTATATGGACCTGCAACGAGAATTCTTCGCCTGTCTGGCTCTCAAGCATACTCCC is drawn from Desulfovibrio sp. Fe33 and contains these coding sequences:
- a CDS encoding response regulator is translated as MPKHILIVDDSKTVRNLVAFIMKKEGFKVTTAEDGLDGLEKLYSLSEVDLIVSDVNMPRMDGLTFIKTVREQAAYRDIPIVVLSTEGQDKDIQTGLTVGANLYMIKPAQPEKLVRNVKMLLG
- a CDS encoding chemotaxis protein CheA; amino-acid sequence: MSQDFIDPEILSDFFAEAKEHLETIEPNLLELEKSPDNLGLLNEIFRPMHSLKGASGFLGLNKINGLAHKAENILDELRQGSMRVTGSIMDLILSATDALRTMVDNLETSGVEGNVDTAPIIARIEAALLGELPEEGGVPPVEAGAEPVVEAPAVEFEIMPEPEHLEPESVMAGDAGDAEMNAFNPQPDPDFDPSPYALTTVGEGHLADFLEEAQEIVENLNRCLLDLEGDPGGNDELINDTFRYFHNLKGNSGIIGFKELNSLTHEAETLLNRVRKGEMASSQGLIDLLLATVDLIEALVGKVDLENGRVAPLDTSVMVQVLRKVTEDGSVAAVAGAVPVGRQAAESASEPAGAPKSEPVAEYDPEDVTLFIQTVEQQFEAVVVAFRLLREDSGQKDIIDGLYRAFQTIQNSTGYMGFDEIKEYAARTVGLVDQARNSDMDFSLMLDILEQEYAILKDMIMAAIKDLPGVPESGAVHEAVSGAEPEPVEAVVPAPQPAPARPSAPRAEVKPAPAARPAAKPEAEPVPTARNAASAAPAKTGGGQAPAKPKASSTIRVDHHKLDHLMNVIGELIINRNRYAMLARALEEGQEDVHVVAQQLTETTYAMARISDDLQDTIMKVRMVPVQTVFSRFPRLVRDLSRKSGKQVELIMEGEETEFDKSVVEEIGDPLVHLVRNAVDHGLEDEETRIAAGKKPKGHVWLRAYHKGNSVAIEVEDDGRGMDPEKLRQVAVRKGIITQEEANAMDDREALDLIFAPGFSSAEKVTDISGRGVGMDVVKTNIKNLKGSVNTQSEVGKGSKLTLTLPLTLAIIDALMVQVAGDTFAIPLDAVSETTKIEVEKLSDINNRKAVTLRGEVLGIVELAELLDMPQSMAERDVLPMVVIQDNDRRLGLVVDRLLERQEIVIKPLGQYLNNFNLKGLSGATIMGDGSVVLILDPHEIYSLSTQLGRKEPLVVAGAIPGR
- a CDS encoding amidohydrolase family protein, whose translation is MKKIFILLSVVAIVLVAVKSGMAEEYDIAILGGRVMDPETEYDKVANVGVKDGRIAIITEGKISGRETLNAEGLVVAPGFIDGHQHCIEPYAYRLMLRDGRTTIMDLEVGAYGPLVDKWYKQREGQASVNFGVAVSHEFARAAVLDGFNGWKYINTPDAIYSRVKQGWSITRPTLEQGNRILANIDEGLQQGGLGIGSTLGYMRAGVSAREVYELQRLGNRYGRFIDMHFRYTPGDDVGEVNGIQEMLANAAALGSSAIAAHFNNAGYNLVHELLVNMRGRGYNVWGEIYPYSAGSTALNAVFLEPEVWVKTLGNKYEETLQDVATGEFYTQKTREEMLEKEPTRAVIVYKCPDEWVVNWIRLPGVAIGSDGMPLFPDDGLTWDTPYENFPNTHPRFAGSFAKVLRIARENDIPLMQAVAMTSYNYAKPLGDTGLRDMRERGRMQMGMIADITIFDPETVTDNSTYAKGTLPSTGILHVIVNGKVAMKDQEPLKGVNAGLPIRFEPVKSRFEPLDENEWMQTFYASPVDFGGGVPGSQPRIH
- the ybgF gene encoding tol-pal system protein YbgF, with product MKCLKLLLLALACLPLVACASTGKNAGTEAASTEWRIKSLEESFLNFREQQRKMADADALERSKLEARIAAAEAELAALRAGQAGGGAVSTEGTSGDSPWAEELKPDENGWVEGVKPVEEGTSAVKSEAEQPWAKVPGPAQTPPEPEVVTPAPAKATPKAAPKAAPKPAPASDPKTLYERGYALYNAGDFAGARTIFDDFAVRYPKDELAANALYWKGETYYSERNYAQAILTFKEVTGGFPKHDKAAAALLKIGMSYDRVGDPDNAIFYLRALVEDFPKSSAAGLGRKELARLGG